The following proteins are co-located in the Desulfurococcus amylolyticus Z-533 genome:
- a CDS encoding 4Fe-4S dicluster domain-containing protein, giving the protein MSSNPGRYYRIIDLGTCIGCGACEAACDFIHDGHPYIKVYRTELGIEIPVSCMHCAKAPCIDVCPTGAMTRDSEGAVYVVASKCIGCMACLYACPFGIPELDKSLRVSTKCDLCMDQRRKGLEPGCSSICPAGAIIYGEEALVFDKAKKKVAEAMARARFETL; this is encoded by the coding sequence ATGAGTTCGAACCCGGGTAGATACTACAGGATAATAGACCTAGGGACATGCATAGGATGCGGCGCATGCGAGGCCGCATGCGATTTCATACATGATGGGCACCCGTATATAAAGGTATATAGGACGGAACTAGGCATTGAGATACCCGTTTCATGCATGCACTGCGCTAAAGCTCCATGTATAGATGTCTGCCCAACAGGCGCGATGACCAGGGATAGTGAGGGAGCCGTGTACGTTGTAGCAAGCAAGTGCATCGGGTGCATGGCATGCCTATATGCATGCCCATTCGGCATCCCAGAGCTCGATAAATCACTAAGGGTATCAACTAAGTGCGACCTCTGCATGGATCAAAGGAGGAAAGGATTGGAGCCAGGCTGTAGCTCTATATGTCCAGCCGGGGCAATAATATACGGGGAGGAAGCATTGGTATTCGATAAGGCGAAGAAGAAGGTAGCTGAAGCAATGGCGAGGGCAAGGTTCGAGACACTGTAG
- a CDS encoding proton-conducting transporter membrane subunit, with product MIHGIITSASYILVLTGSATSDSLTRLSRVLRVIGFALPLIDTLFNPAGLLDFQKYFVVLATLVSVAVTLHSEGYYRVIYGKVSYQQSLLNTVLVTVLTVFNARLLGEFVIGLLLLDLLLILVILMDKGAENYGIAIYYIVLSTIPADMAVLTMWATIAQNYGLEASLTTSFSTLALHKISIHPLVATLILIGYTTKLGLFPLHIWLPIVHPEAPKHGSAILSGLIIKMGVFGLLLASMIFTYPGYMNYIILVQGAITALYGSFAATLQKDIRRLLAYSSLGHAGVIAILYSFSILYGDPLISYLLYFYIIYHGVVKAHAFMNAALMDQLANTYDIYKLGYLGQLYRSLIIPAFNIFMNFAGIPPSYGFMMKLMLLITIILLIPSLGIIPLLTSIIIIVVAVFSILYSIKIIGCYIGGYRKVVKPPVKVMEEELFSEYYIAFITLILPIIYIALSMEYMPGYLAITLLLLEAISLLMYTWILFRKPIYKTGEPKYWLSGVEQ from the coding sequence ATGATTCACGGTATAATCACCTCGGCATCATACATACTCGTGTTAACAGGATCAGCGACAAGTGATAGCCTGACCAGGCTTAGCAGGGTGCTCAGAGTAATAGGTTTCGCTCTCCCATTAATCGATACATTATTCAACCCAGCTGGGTTACTTGACTTTCAGAAATACTTCGTAGTGCTTGCAACACTCGTATCAGTGGCTGTAACCCTGCACTCGGAGGGGTACTATAGGGTAATTTATGGAAAAGTATCATATCAGCAATCACTATTAAATACCGTGCTTGTAACAGTGCTCACAGTGTTCAACGCCAGATTACTCGGGGAATTTGTCATTGGGCTGCTACTACTAGACCTGCTACTGATACTAGTGATTCTAATGGATAAGGGGGCTGAAAACTATGGGATAGCGATATACTATATAGTGTTAAGCACTATACCAGCCGACATGGCTGTTCTAACAATGTGGGCAACAATAGCACAGAACTATGGTTTAGAGGCGTCGCTGACAACGAGTTTTTCAACGCTAGCACTACACAAGATCAGTATACACCCATTGGTGGCAACATTGATATTGATCGGGTACACTACAAAACTAGGGTTATTCCCACTACACATATGGCTACCCATAGTACATCCAGAGGCACCTAAACACGGTTCAGCAATACTGAGCGGATTAATAATAAAGATGGGCGTCTTCGGGTTGCTTCTAGCCTCGATGATATTCACATATCCCGGGTACATGAATTACATCATATTAGTACAGGGAGCGATAACGGCTTTATACGGGAGCTTCGCCGCGACACTTCAGAAAGATATTAGAAGACTACTGGCATATAGCTCGCTAGGGCATGCCGGAGTAATAGCCATACTATACTCGTTTTCAATACTCTATGGAGACCCCCTTATATCATATCTTTTATACTTCTATATAATATACCATGGAGTAGTCAAGGCCCATGCATTCATGAATGCCGCGTTAATGGATCAATTAGCTAACACCTATGACATTTATAAACTAGGATACCTTGGACAGTTATACCGGTCTTTAATCATTCCAGCCTTTAATATATTCATGAACTTCGCCGGAATACCGCCCTCTTACGGCTTCATGATGAAGCTAATGCTTCTAATAACAATTATACTGCTCATACCGTCACTAGGGATTATACCATTACTTACAAGCATAATTATCATTGTAGTAGCCGTGTTCTCGATACTCTACAGTATTAAGATAATTGGATGCTATATAGGGGGCTACAGAAAAGTCGTAAAACCCCCTGTAAAAGTCATGGAAGAGGAGTTATTCTCCGAGTACTATATCGCGTTCATCACGCTCATTCTCCCCATCATATACATAGCATTATCCATGGAGTACATGCCCGGCTACCTAGCTATTACACTACTGTTACTAGAAGCAATCTCCCTACTCATGTATACATGGATACTGTTTAGGAAGCCCATATATAAGACAGGTGAACCAAAATACTGGCTCTCAGGTGTTGAGCAATGA
- a CDS encoding FAD-dependent oxidoreductase, translating into MIDYINFAFMCREKQSDTGIRIAIVGAGPAGLAATGYLACRGHSIDVYDKQPYPGGLMIFAIPPWRIPRNRVLEGMKDLEKRLGVRFITRTKVYASVEMPHEEGDELVEKKTSLEELISNYDLVLLSTGTWRSKIPRIQGANAKGVESALEYVYKFRLYELGLVNSKPSAGKKVVVIGGGYSAIDAAEQAAKEGAEAYLVYRRTIKEAPAGIFEVERVKRLGVEFMELVSPVEIISEGNAVKAIKLQRMQLGPPDETGRPQPIPVPGSEIIIEADRVIFATGESPTPPLPQSEDYMNKLGIRLNKDGSIVVNNIMQTGNPKVFAAGDVVTGPSKVGRAIKNGLYTAKYMHNWIEAKLVASIAR; encoded by the coding sequence ATGATTGATTACATAAACTTCGCCTTCATGTGCAGGGAGAAGCAGAGCGATACAGGAATAAGGATAGCCATAGTAGGTGCTGGACCAGCCGGGCTAGCGGCAACTGGATACCTGGCATGCCGGGGACACAGCATTGATGTATATGACAAGCAGCCTTACCCAGGCGGATTAATGATATTCGCTATACCACCCTGGAGAATACCGAGGAACAGGGTCTTAGAGGGCATGAAAGACCTAGAGAAGAGGCTGGGGGTTAGATTCATCACTAGAACCAAAGTATACGCCTCAGTAGAGATGCCTCACGAGGAGGGAGACGAGCTAGTCGAGAAGAAGACCAGCCTAGAGGAGTTGATAAGCAACTACGATCTAGTGCTATTATCAACGGGGACATGGAGATCGAAGATACCGAGGATCCAGGGGGCTAACGCTAAAGGCGTTGAAAGCGCCTTAGAATACGTGTATAAATTCAGACTCTACGAACTAGGACTAGTTAATTCAAAGCCTTCGGCAGGTAAGAAAGTAGTAGTTATAGGAGGCGGATACAGTGCCATAGACGCTGCAGAACAGGCAGCAAAAGAAGGCGCCGAAGCCTACCTTGTATACAGGAGAACAATAAAGGAGGCTCCCGCAGGCATATTCGAGGTAGAGAGGGTGAAGAGGCTGGGGGTAGAATTCATGGAGCTGGTTTCACCAGTAGAGATAATTAGTGAAGGCAACGCGGTGAAAGCCATAAAGTTACAGAGAATGCAGCTCGGACCCCCGGATGAAACAGGGCGCCCCCAGCCAATCCCCGTACCAGGCTCGGAGATCATCATCGAGGCAGATAGAGTAATATTCGCCACGGGCGAGTCGCCGACACCCCCATTACCCCAGTCCGAGGACTACATGAATAAGCTAGGGATAAGGCTAAATAAGGATGGATCAATAGTAGTGAATAATATAATGCAGACAGGTAATCCAAAAGTATTCGCGGCTGGAGACGTGGTAACAGGCCCCTCGAAGGTGGGCCGAGCAATAAAGAACGGCCTATACACAGCCAAATACATGCACAACTGGATAGAGGCTAAACTAGTTGCTTCAATAGCGAGGTGA
- a CDS encoding HAD family hydrolase, with protein MSSLLNSVRLILFDLDGTLVDSEDFIVWSFTEAARLTGLRVDPSIIRELIGYPLEYLLNEILGGVSEEKAREFIEVRRRLVWENWSKHVKLFPDVVPVLEYLSSKGYVLGVASSSIVERINAFLNHLGVSRYFNVVSGVTPGVRGKPEPDVILNALRMTGMHPGETLYIGDRVVDCIAARQAGVGVVIVNRRGTGLSTSGCSPDAVVQSLIELIE; from the coding sequence GTGAGTAGTCTTTTAAACAGTGTCAGACTAATCCTCTTCGACCTGGATGGCACGCTTGTAGATAGCGAGGACTTCATTGTCTGGAGCTTTACCGAGGCAGCACGTCTCACTGGTCTACGCGTCGATCCGTCCATAATCAGGGAGTTGATAGGCTACCCCCTCGAATACCTCCTCAACGAGATACTGGGTGGGGTCAGTGAGGAGAAGGCGAGGGAGTTCATTGAGGTTAGGAGGAGGCTTGTCTGGGAGAACTGGAGTAAACACGTTAAATTATTCCCGGACGTGGTGCCGGTACTAGAATACCTGTCTTCAAAGGGTTATGTACTTGGAGTAGCTTCCTCAAGCATAGTGGAGAGAATAAATGCTTTCCTCAACCACCTCGGTGTATCAAGGTACTTTAACGTGGTTTCTGGAGTGACACCAGGTGTTAGGGGAAAGCCTGAGCCAGACGTGATATTAAATGCGTTGAGGATGACTGGTATGCATCCAGGTGAAACACTATATATCGGTGATAGAGTAGTCGACTGCATAGCTGCCAGGCAGGCCGGGGTCGGGGTAGTGATTGTTAACAGAAGGGGAACAGGGCTATCCACCAGTGGATGCAGCCCGGATGCAGTGGTTCAGAGCCTCATAGAGCTCATCGAATAA
- a CDS encoding phosphatase PAP2 family protein: MILLQGLNNRFKVLLDAVIAIALASTILLNNTGVWRMWSILGEEYIYLFTCILLYYIVDPYTGLYTVLAVIASGSLNLVMKYSFNTPRPPNPLVEAEGPGFPSGHAQISTSFWGTLTLKLGDKYLSVASALLVAGISLSRIYLRAHYVVDVAGGITAGLAIALIIYYLGSRLEPGSASITIGAAAIALSSTTLLLRQWEPTALGLTGIGIALVASGRRIKDVIEALNTMDMRHRIKALILVLIATGPLYLAARTGGVARIIFFTIIGLIIFNTPLILGKKTRNRNTNSGAAGI; this comes from the coding sequence ATGATCTTATTGCAGGGATTAAATAATAGGTTTAAAGTACTCCTGGATGCAGTGATAGCCATAGCCCTCGCCTCAACAATACTCTTAAATAACACGGGCGTATGGAGGATGTGGAGCATCCTCGGCGAGGAATACATATACTTGTTCACATGCATATTATTATACTATATAGTAGACCCCTACACAGGCTTATATACCGTTCTCGCTGTAATAGCCTCCGGCTCATTAAACCTGGTGATGAAGTACTCATTCAACACGCCGAGGCCACCAAACCCGTTAGTGGAGGCAGAGGGCCCCGGGTTCCCAAGCGGTCATGCACAGATCTCAACATCATTCTGGGGCACACTCACACTGAAACTAGGGGATAAATACCTCTCAGTAGCCTCAGCACTATTGGTTGCAGGCATATCGCTGAGCAGGATATATCTAAGAGCCCACTACGTAGTAGACGTGGCCGGCGGAATCACTGCAGGGCTAGCTATAGCCCTGATAATTTATTATCTAGGCAGTAGGCTTGAACCTGGGTCAGCATCTATCACGATAGGCGCGGCAGCAATAGCTCTATCATCAACTACACTATTACTTAGGCAATGGGAGCCCACGGCGCTAGGGTTAACTGGAATAGGTATAGCACTAGTAGCCTCAGGCAGGAGGATAAAGGACGTGATAGAGGCGTTAAACACTATGGATATGAGACATAGAATAAAGGCATTAATACTAGTGCTAATAGCTACTGGGCCATTATACCTGGCAGCTAGAACAGGGGGAGTGGCGAGGATAATATTTTTCACCATAATAGGCTTGATAATATTCAATACACCACTGATCCTAGGAAAGAAGACAAGGAATAGGAACACGAATAGTGGGGCCGCGGGGATTTGA
- a CDS encoding complex I subunit 5 family protein: MNTLATSILLYLFSLVILIFISRPYLNPLPRFLIKLIPYGLTGLAIYLEYNSGLIDDFPTLLAYTTLVLGYIIGIYSTYYFKLEEYHGRFDTVIDLFVILVAATYGSPNLISLAAMWSAAEIIGWYLIVEGEAHSIEGSLRSSRGYLLTSTLTFEISVFTVILVSILSVMATMASVDIGFLIKPFKTIPSHSEASIYFIPLLIVGFIAKTANIPLHFWLPGAHSAAPSPASAILSGLMTPLGFYGLYRVLKLVDLSSYSMELAMVLAILGFMSVIYGWIQVSAQRDGKKILAYATIATNGYISMVFALYVLNPSNGMENLLGLSILMHAAYKVTLFSEMGLIEASYRTRYIHGIRGLSKTLPLSSMGGLLAVLTLMGAPGTIGFTVKALSVYYIISQALDPARLLILVGFITYMAISAYLAVKYMTIYFSTPHPPFPEEPSEIPRVAQIPVLVLGLSNVYLPIVLIPLLKELADLILLFSMVSPLMLLATVLMYLTAARERGVKH; the protein is encoded by the coding sequence GTGAACACGCTAGCCACTAGTATACTGCTCTATCTTTTCTCACTTGTAATACTCATATTCATAAGTAGACCATATTTAAATCCTTTACCCAGGTTTCTCATAAAACTGATCCCATATGGTTTAACCGGTTTAGCCATATATCTCGAGTACAATAGTGGTTTAATAGATGATTTCCCCACACTACTAGCCTACACAACACTGGTTCTAGGATATATTATAGGCATATATTCAACATATTATTTCAAGCTAGAGGAATACCATGGGAGATTCGATACCGTAATAGACTTATTCGTAATCCTTGTAGCTGCGACCTATGGCTCGCCAAACCTTATATCGCTGGCAGCAATGTGGTCAGCCGCAGAGATTATTGGATGGTACCTCATCGTTGAGGGAGAGGCACACTCCATAGAGGGCTCACTGAGATCCTCGAGAGGATACCTGCTTACATCAACACTTACATTCGAGATCTCCGTTTTCACAGTGATACTGGTCTCAATATTATCGGTAATGGCAACCATGGCCTCCGTGGACATAGGGTTCCTGATTAAGCCGTTTAAAACTATACCGTCTCACAGTGAGGCAAGCATATACTTTATTCCACTATTAATCGTTGGATTCATAGCTAAAACAGCAAATATCCCGCTACACTTCTGGCTACCCGGGGCGCATTCAGCAGCACCTTCACCGGCCTCAGCGATACTGAGTGGTTTAATGACTCCGCTGGGCTTCTACGGGTTATACAGGGTGCTTAAACTAGTCGACTTATCGAGCTATAGCATGGAGCTAGCCATGGTCTTAGCCATCCTAGGATTCATGTCAGTTATCTATGGATGGATACAGGTATCTGCCCAGAGGGATGGTAAGAAAATACTCGCATATGCAACCATAGCGACAAACGGCTATATAAGCATGGTTTTCGCACTATATGTTCTCAACCCCTCCAACGGCATGGAAAACCTGCTCGGGCTCTCGATACTAATGCATGCAGCATATAAGGTAACGCTGTTTAGTGAAATGGGGTTGATCGAGGCATCTTACAGGACCAGGTATATACATGGTATAAGAGGACTCTCGAAAACACTGCCCCTGTCATCGATGGGGGGACTCCTGGCCGTGCTCACATTAATGGGTGCACCAGGTACAATAGGTTTCACGGTTAAAGCGCTCTCAGTATACTATATCATATCCCAGGCATTAGACCCGGCTAGATTACTGATACTGGTGGGATTCATAACATATATGGCGATATCAGCATACCTAGCCGTGAAATACATGACGATATACTTTAGCACGCCGCACCCACCCTTCCCAGAGGAACCCAGTGAGATACCTAGAGTAGCCCAGATACCCGTACTCGTCCTCGGCTTATCAAATGTCTACCTACCAATAGTATTGATACCATTACTTAAAGAATTAGCGGATTTAATCCTCCTGTTTTCAATGGTGTCACCCCTGATGCTTCTCGCTACGGTACTCATGTACCTCACAGCGGCAAGAGAGAGGGGTGTTAAGCATTGA
- a CDS encoding NADH-quinone oxidoreductase subunit H, with protein sequence MEQLLALTAVALAILLPVLYDGIERKTKAILQSRVGPPLHQSLLDLGKLLSKEPVEFPSYPLVFYTTVLSIILEFAVILVLNIAVLGINTSLLMPVAIALVTVAQTANISMPLLVSNPYSQIGGMREVMLALVNEFSLVAGLALFYYYTVSQHPSSIMGWVIAMPLIILVTTATYVLSGRAPFDIAEAEVELASGVLIELSGRVLALYLYSIYLKRYVSSMLAAVVVFTLMPLNPLIRFILVNVSIPFIWILYSITSVMLGRSRIDLAPGTLFRVYIVLLTISITGLLVIK encoded by the coding sequence GTGGAGCAATTACTTGCCTTAACAGCTGTAGCTCTCGCAATCCTATTACCAGTATTATATGATGGCATCGAGCGGAAAACAAAGGCCATACTACAGAGTAGGGTGGGCCCACCACTTCATCAATCACTGCTGGACCTAGGTAAACTATTATCTAAGGAGCCTGTGGAGTTCCCATCGTATCCACTAGTATTCTACACCACAGTACTCTCGATAATCCTAGAGTTCGCAGTGATACTAGTATTAAATATAGCAGTACTAGGGATAAACACCTCATTGTTAATGCCGGTGGCCATAGCATTAGTAACTGTGGCACAGACCGCAAACATATCCATGCCGCTCCTAGTCTCGAATCCTTACTCACAGATCGGAGGTATGAGGGAAGTCATGTTAGCGCTTGTGAACGAGTTCTCCCTAGTGGCTGGGCTCGCCTTGTTCTACTACTACACAGTCTCCCAACACCCATCCAGCATTATGGGCTGGGTGATCGCTATGCCACTCATAATATTGGTTACCACAGCAACCTATGTTCTATCTGGTAGGGCACCATTCGACATCGCTGAGGCCGAGGTAGAGCTCGCATCCGGTGTACTTATAGAGTTAAGTGGTAGAGTCCTCGCTTTATACCTGTACTCGATATACTTGAAGCGATATGTTTCATCCATGCTTGCAGCGGTAGTAGTGTTTACGTTGATGCCGTTGAACCCCTTGATAAGATTCATCCTGGTGAACGTATCTATCCCCTTCATATGGATACTGTACTCTATAACCAGTGTGATGCTTGGGAGGAGCCGTATAGATCTTGCTCCAGGCACCTTATTTAGGGTATATATTGTCCTGTTAACGATATCTATAACAGGGTTATTGGTGATTAAATAA
- a CDS encoding geranylgeranylglycerol-phosphate geranylgeranyltransferase, with protein MGVPVALVMVLISFSSLSNILVVDMGVIDYCRMMRLPNSLMSGFGAIFMLLMFRYYDFSGVGLARLLVGFVTGFTITSASMLVNDVVDLEVDRVNKPWKPLPSGKASPRISLTLALVLVMVGVLLNLVINIYVALVAAVYAVLGLSYSFLRRHWWSQLVVATSTTGPIIYGYTAADAPPGDTVVVAGLSLTIFIVTLGREVLKAIQDIEGDRIQGYETIPLKTGVEASSKLLVITGFTGPLTGILTGLLTGSSILYKILIAAAGILYFYSMIKAYRFLGIKEKLEEARRETLVEMLIGLLGFWLYKA; from the coding sequence ATGGGCGTACCTGTAGCGCTCGTAATGGTTTTAATTTCCTTCTCTTCGTTATCCAATATATTAGTGGTTGATATGGGTGTTATTGATTATTGTCGCATGATGAGGTTGCCTAACTCCCTGATGAGTGGTTTCGGCGCTATCTTTATGTTATTGATGTTTAGATACTATGATTTCTCTGGCGTGGGCCTTGCGAGGCTTTTGGTGGGCTTTGTAACAGGTTTTACCATTACATCAGCCTCTATGCTGGTTAACGATGTGGTGGATTTAGAGGTTGACCGGGTTAACAAGCCGTGGAAGCCCCTGCCTAGTGGTAAGGCTTCCCCGAGGATCTCGCTTACCCTGGCACTTGTTCTCGTAATGGTTGGTGTGTTATTAAACCTGGTAATTAATATTTATGTAGCGTTGGTTGCAGCAGTATACGCTGTACTAGGACTCAGCTATAGCTTCCTGAGGAGGCATTGGTGGAGCCAGCTCGTGGTAGCTACCTCTACAACGGGTCCCATAATATATGGTTATACCGCGGCTGATGCACCGCCCGGCGATACAGTTGTAGTTGCCGGGCTCTCTCTCACAATATTCATAGTTACATTAGGCAGGGAGGTGTTGAAGGCCATACAGGACATCGAGGGCGATAGAATACAGGGGTATGAGACAATACCATTGAAGACCGGCGTCGAGGCATCCTCCAAGTTACTCGTGATAACAGGGTTCACGGGGCCTCTCACGGGGATTTTGACAGGCCTACTCACGGGGTCCAGCATACTCTACAAGATACTTATCGCTGCAGCCGGCATCCTCTACTTCTACTCTATGATCAAGGCATATAGGTTCCTGGGCATTAAGGAGAAGCTTGAGGAGGCGAGAAGAGAGACCCTGGTTGAAATGTTGATTGGGTTACTTGGCTTCTGGCTCTACAAGGCTTAA
- a CDS encoding phosphoglycolate phosphatase, whose amino-acid sequence MRIVFTDIDGTLTINRRSYMLALKAVEALRLLVDKGVIVSLVSSNALPIVVGLSRYIGLNGPVVGESGALVYSDEWGIVELTNMSARDVYLDLLEKYGEYVEDSWQNRFRLYEYALKMRGKYLDRAGEIVNEMKRYVESRHEGYTLEYSGYAIHVHAKGVGKGVAVKYILDKLGISSSEALGIGDSAMDVDFIKFLGYRAAVGGSDEELLKYCNIVAESPSGFGLAEIISRVLNGMGDEDSSE is encoded by the coding sequence GTGAGGATAGTATTCACCGATATCGATGGTACTTTAACCATTAATAGGAGGAGTTATATGCTGGCCTTGAAGGCTGTGGAGGCCTTGCGCTTACTCGTTGACAAGGGCGTGATCGTGTCCCTTGTCTCAAGCAATGCATTACCAATCGTGGTGGGGCTCTCTAGATACATTGGGTTAAATGGCCCTGTCGTGGGTGAGTCAGGTGCATTAGTCTACAGTGATGAATGGGGTATTGTGGAGCTGACTAATATGAGTGCCCGGGATGTCTACCTCGACCTGCTTGAGAAGTATGGTGAATACGTTGAGGATTCCTGGCAGAACAGGTTCAGGCTCTACGAGTACGCTTTGAAGATGCGTGGGAAATACCTGGATAGGGCTGGCGAGATAGTTAATGAGATGAAGAGGTATGTTGAGTCAAGGCATGAAGGCTACACCCTCGAGTACAGTGGGTACGCTATACACGTACACGCTAAGGGTGTTGGGAAAGGTGTTGCAGTCAAGTATATCCTGGATAAGCTTGGCATCAGTAGTAGTGAAGCCCTGGGTATAGGTGACAGTGCGATGGATGTAGACTTCATCAAGTTCCTCGGCTACAGGGCTGCGGTCGGCGGCTCTGATGAGGAGTTACTCAAGTACTGTAATATTGTTGCAGAGTCTCCAAGCGGCTTTGGTTTAGCCGAGATTATTTCACGTGTTTTAAACGGGATGGGTGATGAAGATTCCAGTGAGTAG
- a CDS encoding NADH-quinone oxidoreductase subunit C: MHSQTLLDRYIQLAGKLGGKHLVEGDMVHLYIPRENLVKAASTLFNEYRLTHRTCVAIDERPLNGFFTLTHIFTDDSSRLYVLVKTYLEGDNPVAPSIVGEVPAADWCELEAMDLLGIQFEGRRRERLVLPPYWPDGVYPLRKEFSYDQRLNLHAVSEKIEQAGETGVPVPIGPYHPALHEPEYFELYVEGERILDVKYRGFHVHRGIEKLAESRMTYQQVNFLAERICGICGFEHSTCYALAVEKAAKLDVPERAQFIRSIVLEVERLHSHLLWLGVAFHTLGYDAGFMHMWRIREKVMELAEALTGSRKTYGINMVGGVRRDINEEKRKKTIEVLNELEKEFSKIIDVAISVPQVKKRLTGTGVLPKEWAVKLGVEGPVARASGVDRDARRDLPYAAYKHASFKVPVYTEGDNMARALVRVDEVKESMSIIIQLLDAIPRGPIMLDKYEIPEGRIGVQVVEAPRGGDIHYVLTGKGKPYRWRVRAPTYNNIPALRIMLRDQSLADAPLTIASIDPCFSCTDRIMVIRENGRVERISFNRGVPL, from the coding sequence ATGCATTCCCAGACGCTTCTAGATAGATACATCCAGCTAGCTGGGAAACTAGGCGGCAAGCATCTCGTGGAAGGAGACATGGTACACTTATACATACCCCGTGAAAACCTGGTTAAGGCTGCCTCCACATTGTTCAATGAATACAGACTAACACATAGGACGTGCGTCGCAATAGATGAGAGGCCGTTAAACGGCTTCTTCACGCTGACACATATATTCACGGATGACTCATCGAGGCTATATGTATTAGTGAAAACATACCTTGAGGGAGATAACCCGGTTGCACCCAGCATAGTTGGCGAGGTACCAGCCGCGGACTGGTGTGAGCTGGAAGCAATGGATTTACTAGGGATACAATTCGAGGGGAGGAGAAGAGAGAGACTTGTTCTACCACCATACTGGCCCGATGGAGTATACCCATTAAGGAAGGAGTTCTCATATGATCAAAGGCTAAACCTCCATGCGGTATCGGAGAAAATAGAGCAGGCTGGGGAAACCGGGGTACCAGTGCCTATAGGACCCTATCACCCGGCTCTCCACGAGCCAGAGTACTTCGAGCTGTATGTTGAAGGAGAGCGGATCTTAGACGTTAAATACAGAGGATTCCATGTACATCGTGGAATAGAGAAACTAGCTGAATCCAGAATGACGTATCAACAGGTAAACTTTCTAGCAGAGAGGATATGCGGTATATGTGGCTTCGAGCACAGTACATGTTACGCCTTGGCAGTTGAAAAAGCTGCTAAACTAGATGTACCGGAGAGAGCGCAATTCATTAGAAGCATAGTCCTCGAAGTTGAGAGGCTGCACAGCCACCTACTATGGCTCGGCGTCGCATTCCACACCCTTGGATATGATGCCGGCTTCATGCATATGTGGCGTATAAGGGAAAAGGTAATGGAGCTGGCTGAAGCATTAACCGGGAGTAGGAAAACATATGGTATAAACATGGTTGGTGGGGTACGGAGAGACATAAATGAGGAGAAGAGAAAGAAGACCATTGAAGTACTCAACGAGTTGGAGAAAGAGTTCAGTAAGATAATAGATGTCGCGATAAGCGTCCCACAAGTCAAGAAGAGGTTGACAGGTACAGGAGTACTACCAAAGGAGTGGGCCGTAAAGCTAGGAGTCGAAGGCCCTGTTGCAAGGGCTTCAGGTGTAGACAGGGATGCCAGGAGGGATTTACCATACGCAGCCTACAAGCATGCATCATTCAAGGTCCCGGTTTACACCGAGGGAGACAACATGGCTAGGGCACTAGTTAGAGTTGACGAGGTGAAGGAGTCAATGTCGATAATAATACAACTACTAGACGCCATACCCAGGGGTCCCATAATGCTTGATAAGTATGAGATACCTGAGGGAAGGATAGGGGTCCAGGTGGTTGAGGCCCCTAGGGGAGGAGATATACACTACGTGTTGACAGGTAAAGGGAAACCATATAGGTGGAGGGTCCGGGCTCCAACATATAATAACATCCCAGCGCTGAGGATAATGCTGAGGGATCAATCCCTAGCTGATGCACCGCTCACAATAGCCAGTATAGACCCATGCTTCTCATGTACTGATAGAATCATGGTTATAAGAGAGAATGGAAGAGTGGAGAGAATTAGTTTTAACAGGGGTGTTCCACTATGA